In Paroedura picta isolate Pp20150507F chromosome 6, Ppicta_v3.0, whole genome shotgun sequence, one genomic interval encodes:
- the ZAR1L gene encoding protein ZAR1-like gives MDRFVYPPYSVYQSYGRTFTSSHNVAPRPPPKQKLSSWKQSKNSSIANPYRGPPPALSADPRETSPDYLDTYKRAHLKALLSQVSPGLAPRLRKATKEVGIQVNPRVDAAVQCSLGSRPLQAVRPQSPSARLAREAPLPGIYSPVLGRRLFTLPEAVVEPQEQDEAPAGEGEEPQETGKKAEGEEPPEGSPEEEAAPPQDRDAEPAKEGGGGGGEGKVVSFQFLEQKYGYFHCNNCKTRWESAYVWCISGTNKVYFKQLCRKCQKGFNPYKVEAIMCQLCSKTRCSCPQKKRHIDLKRPHRQELCGRCKGKRLSCDNTYSFKYIV, from the exons ATGGACCGCTTTGTCTACCCGCCCTACAGCGTGTACCAGAGTTATGGGCGGACCTTCACCTCTAGCCACAACGTGGCCCCCCGGCCGCCCCCCAAGCAAAAGCTGTCGAGCTGGAAGCAGAGCAAGAACAGCAGCATCGCGAACCCCTACCGAGGGCCGCCCCCCGCCCTGTCGGCGGACCCGCGGGAGACCTCGCCGGACTACCTAGACACCTACAAGCGGGCCCACTTGAAGGCGCTGCTCTCGCAGGTGAGCCCGGGCCTCGCCCCGCGCCTCCGCAAAGCCACCAAGGAGGTGGGCATCCAGGTGAACCCGCGGGTGGACGCCGCCGTGCAATGCTCGCTCGGCTCCCGCCCGCTGCAGGCCGTCCGGCCCCAGAGCCCCTCGGCTCGCCTCGCGCGGGAAGCGCCGCTGCCGGGCATCTACTCGCCCGTCCTGGGCCGCCGCCTCTTCACTTTGCCCGAGGCGGTGGTGGAGCCCCAAGAGCAGGACGAAGCGCCCGCCGGGGAAGGAGAAGAGCCCCAGGAGACGGGGAAGAAGGCCGAGGGCGAAGAGCCGCCGGAGGGGAGCCCAGAGGAAGAAGCCGCCCCGCCGCAGGACCGGGACGCAGAACCGGCCaaggaaggcggcggcggcggcggcgaaggcaAAGTCGTCTCCTTCCAG TTCCTGGAACAGAAATATGGCTACTTCCATTGCAACAACTGTAAGACCAGATGGGAGAGTGCTTATGTATGGTGCATCTCTGGAACTAATAAG GTTTACTTCAAACAGCTCTGTCGCAAGTGTCAGAAAGGCTTTAATCCTTATAAAGTGGAAGCAATTATGTGCCAG CTGTGTTCAAAGACTCGTTGCTCCTGCCCCCAGAAGAAAAGGCACATCGACCTCAAGAGGCCCCACCGTCAAGAGTTGTGTGGCCGCTGCAAAGGCAAGAGACTGTCTTGTGACAATACCTACAGCTTCAAATATATTGTctaa